TCCTTTCCATGTAACCTGTACGATGACCTGTGGAGGTGAAAGGTCCGGCAGGGCATCCAGGGGGGTATTCCTCATGGCCCAAATGGAACCTATGATGAGGAAGAGCGTGGTCATAAGGACAAGAAAACGATTTTTAGCCGAAAATACGATAAGTCGTTCTATCATTAGTAGATCCCGTGTATCTGAGCATCGGAGTCCATCATGAAGAGTGCATTGTTCACCAGTGTATCTCCCTCATTCAGCCCTTTTATAATTTCATAATGTTTCGCGTCTAAAGATTTGATCTGAATGACCACAGGTTCATACTCTCCTTTAAATTCAGTTACAAGAAAAGCATACCACAGTCCATTTTTGCGTATAGCTGCAGTACGAGGTATAACAAGATGACTTGCCGCATCGGCTGAGGCATATACTTTTGCATACATGCCCGGTTTTAATACAGTATCTTCATTGTCAAGTTGAAGTCTTAATGTGGCTGTTGCTTCTTTTGGGTCCAGCTCGGGGTAAAGAAAGTTTTTTTTGGCTGTATATGTTTTCGAAATACCTTTGGCATTGACCGTAAAATTTGTAAGGAGAGGCAGTTTCTCTATCTCATCCTGATAGAGTTTGACCTCTATCCATACTTTGTCCAGATTGACGATCTGAAAGAGCTTTTTTTGTGGGTTGAAAGAGGCACCTTCATTAATATTTTTTTCAAATATCCACCCGGACTGTGGTGCATAGATAGTTGTGAACTCATCAACCTTACGTTCAGTGTTGATACGTTTGATCTCTTCATCATGTACACCCAAGAGACGCAGTTTGGTTTCCGCACTCTGAAGCATTTGAGGTGAGGGGTGCTTTTCATTGAACTCCAAAGAGTGTAAGTAGTCCTGTTTGGATTTGTATACTTCCGGAGAATAGACATAGGCCAAAGCATCTCCTTTTTCTACTTTTTTATAGAGTGTATCAGCAAACAGTTTTGTGATATAGCCTGAAAACCATGCATGTACATCTATCTTTCGTGAGTCCTCCGCAACGATATATCCGTAGTTGATCTGCTCCTTGGAAGCAGTCATTTTTTTTACTTTTACTGTCTTCACACCGAAAAGCTGTTCTATAGTGGGAAGAGAGCTATTGTGTTCCTGAGAGAATAAAAAAATCGGGATCAGTAAAAGTGTGATCGTTGTTTTTATATGTATGGATACCATTATATTTCACCTATAAGAGATTTTAGTTGTGCCTGTGTTCGAAGGTATTCGGCTTTGATGGAGATACGTTGTTCTTCCAGGTCCAGTTTTTGTTCCAGTAGATTGGTGTAAGCAAAAAGGTCACCTCCGCTTTGAATACCCGATTGACTCAGTTCGATCATATGTTCAAGCTGAGGCAGGCTTTCATTTTGGATAATGTGATAGATCTGGTAGGCTTCAGTGAGTTTGGCATACATCACAGTAATTTCACTTTCCAAAGAGGATCTGTAGTCTAACGAAGCACATGCAGCAGCAAGGGCTTCCTTGCGTGCAGCTTCAGCCTGATGCTCTTCTGAACCATATAAAGGTAGAGAGACCCCCACTGTCACAGAGGCATAATCAGGAAATTCCTGACGGTTGTAATAGCCTACATTCACATAAGGGTCAGGTGCCATATTTAGCTCTTGTATGACTTTGTTCGCCTCTGCGATATGCTGCTCAGAGAGTTTCATATGGTAATTTAGATTGTTCTGTGACCTGGAAAGATAACTTTCCAATGATCCGGGACGTTTGATCTCCAATGGATCAGATACCCTGGAGACCTCACCTTGTACAAGGTATTTGAGTGTAGTCTGCTGGTTCTTCAAGATCATCTTATAGCGTTCATATTTTATTTTTATTTTGGCGAGCATCAAGCTTGCAGCCATACTGCTGGTATGACTTCTATTCTCAGTAGATGCATAGGAGGTATAGAGATCTATATTCTGTTTGGCGACAGCTTTATAGCGGTTGACAACGCGGATACGTGCTTCAATCTCTTTCATGCTATAGGATGTCATGCGTATCTCTTTAGCCAGTGTGATCTTGGCTGCTTCATAGGAGTCCAATATCAGACTTTTTTGTGCTGTCGTAAAGTTTTTTCTTGCATCGAGTTTGCCGAACCATGGAAATTTTTGCTTTACATTGATAGCATTGAACTGCATAGGTTCAAGACCACGGTCCGAAGGATGATCAAACTGTATGTCATTGATGGTCAAAGAGATATCCGGGTTGGAGAAGTTCTGACTTTCATCTATACGTTCATCCATGGCAGAAAGGCGGTGCTGGATAGTCTGGAGTGAAGGGTGCTTTTTAAGTGATTGATCGATAAGTTGTTGAATACTTTCTGCCTGCAGTACTCCTACAGTCCATAAAGTAAAAAGAATGATGCGCATTGGTTCTCCCGGATTTTGTGTAGCGTGCTGATAAAGTTATGCGTATTTTATCGTATTTATGTGTACCTCGTGTGTAATGTCTGAACAGTATAAAATAAAGGTGAAAATATGGGTGAGATATAAAAAACAATAAAACCTATAGATTTACTTGACATTAAAAAAATATTTGGATAATATACGCTTATTAAATGAAATAAGCACTTGTAAAAACCCTAGATATTTACATAGGACAAGGCATTGTACTTTTTTTTGGTTATTTTAGTCTCCCCTAATACTCAAACTGAGAAAAAAGTCAATATTATTGTAAAGTACTCTAGGGTCTTTAGAGGTGCTAATGATATGGTTAACTAAAAAGTTGCTTCAGTGAAAGGAAAGAATATGTCTCCAAGTTGTCCGATATCTACAAGAAGAATCGACGCCAATATGGTAAGAATGATCTCTTTTCAAGTAGCACTTTTTACATTCATATTTTTGATCACTCAAGAAAGCTCTTTTGCATGGGTCATACTCTTTGATTTTTTGATGAGAGCATTACGTTTCTCAGGCTTCAGTCCATTTCAGATGATTGGAAAGTTCGTACTTAAGGGGTGGGGGGTTGCACCTAAACTTTGTGATGAATCACCAAAGAGGTTCGCTCTCTATCTGGGGTTGGTCACTTCGTTGTTCATTGTGCTCTTCTATTTTGCGGGCTTTACACTATTTGCTACTCTGTTAGCGGTTATTTTATTAATTTGTGCATTACTTGAGACATTATTCGATTTTTGTATAGGATGTAAGCTATACTACGCAATACAAATCGGTAAAGGTCTTTTAGGAAATGATAGGAATATCCAGTAAAACAATCTATGCGATCGCTGCACTTCAGGAGTTGGGTTCCATTCCCGATGATAAAGTTCTCAAGATAAAAGAAATAGCAGCCAATGCATCCATTCCGCAAAACTTTTTGGAACAGATACTCTTAGAACTGAAAAAACAGGGGCTTCTTACCAGCATCAAAGGTGCACATGGCGGATACAAACTGGCAAAAAGCCTCAACGATATCACGCTTAAAGATGTGGTGCTTATTCTGGAGTCAGATATATTTGCTGACAACTACCAAACAGATAGCCAGGCACTTAAACTCTTTTGGGATGATATTAAACAAAAAGTCTCGGCGGTGTTCGAGATCCCATTGTCTGAACTGAAGAACTATCAACTGAAAGCCAACCAAATACTAAATTATTCAATATAGGGACAAAGATGAACAATACCACTGATTTTGACTATTTCAATACCTTGCTTGTCCAAAGTGTAGGTTCCAAGGTAGGACCCATTGCACCTACGATCACCCCGTCCGCTGCCTATGGTTACGAAAATGCTGAAGAAGCAGAAGGTATCTTTGCTGCCCAGGTCAATAAACCACTCTATGCAAGAGTAGGAAATCCGACAAATGCCAAACTGGAAGCTATCGTAGCGAAGATGGAAGGCGGATTTGGTGCCATTGCCACCTCTTCAGGTATGGGTGCGATCTCGATGGTATGCAGCGCTTTTTTATCTGCAGGAGATGAGTTGCTCTGTATCGGCGGTTTCTTTGGTGGCACCTATTCACTTGTCAATGAAACTTTGGCACGTTTTGGTGTGAAGAACACTTTTTGTACCGTAGACGATTTTGAACATATTGAAGCAACACTTCAGCGCGGTATCAAGATGGTGCTTTTTGAGTCTGTAGGGAATCCAAGCCTTACACTGCCTGATATACAGCGTATCATCGATCTTTGTAATCAGTATGAGACATTGGTCATGATAGACAATACTGCGACACCGCTTTTGGTCCGACCACTGGAGATGGGAGCGGATATCTCTGTGCACTCTTCAACGAAAAATATGTCCGGACATTCGGCTGCACTCGGTGGTATAGCTGTTTTCAGAGCAGTAAAAGAAGAGGGTGATAAACTGATGAACCCGAAATATGCCGATGTACACAAAATAGTCAAAAAGATGGGAGAAAAAGCATTTATACCTATCTGTAAAAAACGTGCCATTCGTGATTTCGGTATGACTGCCAATGCCTTTGGTTCATTTATGACCATGATAGGACTGGAAACACTCTCACTCAGGGTAGAGAGGATCAATAAAAGTGTCGAAACAGTCGCAGCATTACTGGATGAAAAACTGCCTGAGGGGGTGAGTGTAAACCACCCGTCATTGGCATCAAGCCCTGATCATGAACGATACAAGTCAGACTTTGCACAGGGCTGCGGTCCGTTGCTCAGTATAGACTGTGGAACAAAAGAGCGGGCTTTTACGTTTCTGAACAAACTGAAGTATGTGATACAAACAGCAAACATTGGGGACAATCGAACACTTGCACTGCATATGACAAGTACTATCTATAG
The sequence above is drawn from the Sulfurovum sp. TSL1 genome and encodes:
- a CDS encoding TolC family protein, with the translated sequence MRIILFTLWTVGVLQAESIQQLIDQSLKKHPSLQTIQHRLSAMDERIDESQNFSNPDISLTINDIQFDHPSDRGLEPMQFNAINVKQKFPWFGKLDARKNFTTAQKSLILDSYEAAKITLAKEIRMTSYSMKEIEARIRVVNRYKAVAKQNIDLYTSYASTENRSHTSSMAASLMLAKIKIKYERYKMILKNQQTTLKYLVQGEVSRVSDPLEIKRPGSLESYLSRSQNNLNYHMKLSEQHIAEANKVIQELNMAPDPYVNVGYYNRQEFPDYASVTVGVSLPLYGSEEHQAEAARKEALAAACASLDYRSSLESEITVMYAKLTEAYQIYHIIQNESLPQLEHMIELSQSGIQSGGDLFAYTNLLEQKLDLEEQRISIKAEYLRTQAQLKSLIGEI
- a CDS encoding PLP-dependent aspartate aminotransferase family protein yields the protein MNNTTDFDYFNTLLVQSVGSKVGPIAPTITPSAAYGYENAEEAEGIFAAQVNKPLYARVGNPTNAKLEAIVAKMEGGFGAIATSSGMGAISMVCSAFLSAGDELLCIGGFFGGTYSLVNETLARFGVKNTFCTVDDFEHIEATLQRGIKMVLFESVGNPSLTLPDIQRIIDLCNQYETLVMIDNTATPLLVRPLEMGADISVHSSTKNMSGHSAALGGIAVFRAVKEEGDKLMNPKYADVHKIVKKMGEKAFIPICKKRAIRDFGMTANAFGSFMTMIGLETLSLRVERINKSVETVAALLDEKLPEGVSVNHPSLASSPDHERYKSDFAQGCGPLLSIDCGTKERAFTFLNKLKYVIQTANIGDNRTLALHMTSTIYSDFNEETRKFLGVHEGLIRVSIGLEDPKVIAEDFLQAANAL
- a CDS encoding efflux RND transporter periplasmic adaptor subunit; protein product: MVSIHIKTTITLLLIPIFLFSQEHNSSLPTIEQLFGVKTVKVKKMTASKEQINYGYIVAEDSRKIDVHAWFSGYITKLFADTLYKKVEKGDALAYVYSPEVYKSKQDYLHSLEFNEKHPSPQMLQSAETKLRLLGVHDEEIKRINTERKVDEFTTIYAPQSGWIFEKNINEGASFNPQKKLFQIVNLDKVWIEVKLYQDEIEKLPLLTNFTVNAKGISKTYTAKKNFLYPELDPKEATATLRLQLDNEDTVLKPGMYAKVYASADAASHLVIPRTAAIRKNGLWYAFLVTEFKGEYEPVVIQIKSLDAKHYEIIKGLNEGDTLVNNALFMMDSDAQIHGIY
- a CDS encoding DUF4395 domain-containing protein — translated: MSPSCPISTRRIDANMVRMISFQVALFTFIFLITQESSFAWVILFDFLMRALRFSGFSPFQMIGKFVLKGWGVAPKLCDESPKRFALYLGLVTSLFIVLFYFAGFTLFATLLAVILLICALLETLFDFCIGCKLYYAIQIGKGLLGNDRNIQ
- a CDS encoding Rrf2 family transcriptional regulator yields the protein MIGISSKTIYAIAALQELGSIPDDKVLKIKEIAANASIPQNFLEQILLELKKQGLLTSIKGAHGGYKLAKSLNDITLKDVVLILESDIFADNYQTDSQALKLFWDDIKQKVSAVFEIPLSELKNYQLKANQILNYSI